In Xiphophorus hellerii strain 12219 chromosome 13, Xiphophorus_hellerii-4.1, whole genome shotgun sequence, the following proteins share a genomic window:
- the btd gene encoding biotinidase yields MLVVVLLLFCLGETESAGDSYVAAVYEHRVILNPNPRVPVTRREALIHMQKNLDIYEEQAAKAAQQGVQILVFPEDGIHGFNFTRSSISGYLETIPDPQEESWNPCTEPDKYNNTEVLQRLSCMARGNNLYLVANMPDLQPCPLKTAPSTCPPDGHWQFNTNVAFNSDGLLVARYHKYNLFFEKSFDTPPKLELITFDTPFAGKFGLIICFDILFHDPTVALVKMGVRQLIFPTAWMNELPLLDSIQFHRALSLGANVTVLSSNLRNDQLRMTGSGIYTPFSATFHHAVKGDPEEGRLLVATVPVLGPVGMKDVTESMSPVPAESDYCHTDRCADSPSPASSDPTFIGTMMHDPFKFVLIKEAEGNLTVCDGKFCCHLQYKWTAHDERKELYALGAFAGTHTVDGRYALQVCAVVRCAGLEASSCGQKVEEAESKMDFLLEATFQTDYVYPSVLVNRLALEQPDKLEKATGGRLAMKHSNLSGGLITACLYGRMYQLDNE; encoded by the exons ATGCTGGTTGTCGTTCTGCTCCTCTTTTGTCTCGGTGAGACTGAGTCCGCTGGGGACTCGTACGTGGCTGCTGTGTACGAGCACAGAGTCATCCTGAACCCGAACCCTAGGGTCCCCGTGACCCGTCGCGAAGCCCTGATCCACATGCAGAAGAACCTGGACATCTACGAAGAGCAGGCTGCTAAAGCTGCACAGCAG GGAGTCCAGATACTTGTGTTTCCAGAAGACGGTATTCACGGTTTTAACTTCACCCGTTCATCCATTTCCGGATACTTGGAAACCATTCCTGACCCTCAGGAGGAGAGCTGGAACCCCTGCACCGAGCCTGACAAATACAACAACACTGAG GTTCTCCAGCGACTGAGCTGCATGGCCCGTGGCAACAACCTCTACCTGGTGGCAAACATGCCTGATCTGCAACCCTGTCCCTTGAAGACAGCCCCGTCCACATGCCCCCCTGATGGACACTGGCAGTTCAACACCAATGTGGCTTTCAA TTCTGATGGTCTGCTGGTGGCACGGTACCATAAATATAACCtcttttttgaaaaatcctttGACACGCCTCCAAAGCTTGAACTCATCACATTTGATACGCCCTTTGCTGGAAAGTTTGGTCTCATCATCTGCTTTGACATCCTGTTCCACGATCCCACAGTAGCCCTGGTGAAAATG gGTGTGCGTCAGCTGATTTTCCCCACAGCGTGGATGAATGAGCTCCCCCTTTTGGACTCGATCCAATTTCACAGGGCCCTCAGTCTTGGGGCCAATGTTACGGTTCTGTCTTCAAACCTTCGTAATGACCAGCTCAgaatgacaggaagtggtatcTACACCCCATTTTCTGCTACCTTCCACCACGCCGTGAAGGGAGACCCAGAGGAGGGCCGACTGCTTGTGGCCACAGTCCCGGTCTTAGGTCCAGTTGGGATGAAAGATGTGACTGAATCAATGTCACCTGTGCCTGCAGAGTCTGATTACTGCCACACAGATCGCTGTGCTGATTCCCCTTCACCTGCTTCCTCTGACCCCACCTTCATAGGAACCATGATGCATGACCCATTTAAATTTGTCCTCATAAAGGAGGCAGAAGGCAATCTCACAGTGTGTGATGGTAAATTCTGCTGCCACCTTCAGTACAAGTGGACGGCACATGACGAAAGGAAGGAACTGTATGCATTGGGAGCATTTGCAGGAACGCACACCGTTGATGGACGATACGCCTTGCAG GTATGTGCAGTAGTCCGCTGTGCAGGACTGGAGGCCAGCTCATGTGGGCAGAAAGTGGAGGAGGCGGAGTCTAAGATGGACTTCCTGTTGGAGGCAACTTTCCAGACAGATTACGTGTACCCTTCAGTTCTGGTGAACCGCCTGGCGCTGGAGCAACCTGATAAGCTGGAGAAAGCAACAGGTGGGAGATTGGCCATGAAACACTCCAACCTGAGCGGAGGCCTGATCACTGCCTGTCTGTACGGACGAATGTACCAGCTGGATAATGAATGA